One genomic window of Bradyrhizobium sp. B124 includes the following:
- a CDS encoding ferritin-like domain-containing protein, with amino-acid sequence MSEKDLSALFLDTLKDIYYAEKQILKALPRMAKAAGSDQLRAAFEKHHDETEGQIDRLEQIFDLMGKPARGKKCDAIEGILDEGKEIMEEYADTPALDPGLVSAAQAVEHYEIARYGTLKAWATKLSMKDAVKLIDQTLAEEKKTDEALTKLAVSAINAEAA; translated from the coding sequence ATGTCGGAGAAAGACCTCAGCGCCCTCTTCCTCGATACCCTCAAGGACATCTACTACGCCGAAAAGCAGATCCTCAAGGCGCTGCCACGCATGGCCAAAGCCGCCGGGTCGGACCAGCTGCGTGCCGCCTTCGAGAAGCATCATGACGAGACCGAAGGACAGATCGATCGGCTGGAGCAGATCTTCGATCTGATGGGCAAGCCGGCGCGTGGCAAGAAGTGCGACGCCATCGAGGGTATCCTCGACGAAGGCAAGGAGATCATGGAGGAGTACGCCGACACTCCGGCGCTCGATCCGGGCCTGGTCTCCGCGGCGCAGGCGGTCGAGCATTACGAGATCGCACGCTACGGCACACTGAAGGCATGGGCCACCAAACTCAGCATGAAGGATGCCGTCAAGCTCATCGACCAGACGTTGGCCGAAGAAAAGAAGACGGATGAAGCGCTCACCAAGCTCGCCGTCAGCGCCATCAACGCCGAAGCGGCCTGA
- a CDS encoding TRAP transporter substrate-binding protein, producing the protein MSFSRRTLLKVSAASAVLGGIGAPYVARAQSAEFSYKFANNLPESHPFVARAREMAAAIKTETNGRFDLQVFPNSQLGSDTDMLSQVRSGGVEFFTLSGLILATLVPAASINGIGFAFPDYPAVWKAMDGELGAYVRGEINKAGLEVMDKIWDNGFRQTTSSTKPITGPDDLKGFKIRVPVSPLWTSMFKAFDASPASINFSEVYSALQTKIVEGQENPLALISAAKLYEVQKYCSMTNHMWDGFWFLMNRRAWAALPDDIKTIVAKNVNAAAVKEREDTEKLNATVKQELTGKGLVFNQPEVGPFRDKLRAAGFYAEWKGKYGEKAWDLLEKSVGKLS; encoded by the coding sequence ATGAGCTTTTCACGACGCACGCTGCTGAAGGTTTCCGCCGCTTCCGCCGTCCTGGGCGGAATTGGCGCACCGTATGTCGCGCGCGCCCAGTCGGCCGAGTTCTCTTACAAGTTCGCCAACAACCTGCCGGAGTCGCATCCGTTCGTGGCGCGCGCCCGGGAGATGGCTGCGGCGATCAAGACCGAGACCAACGGCCGGTTTGACCTGCAGGTGTTCCCGAACAGCCAGCTCGGCTCCGATACCGACATGCTGAGCCAGGTGCGCTCCGGCGGCGTCGAGTTCTTCACGCTGTCCGGCCTGATCCTGGCGACCCTGGTGCCGGCCGCCTCGATCAACGGCATCGGTTTCGCATTCCCGGATTATCCCGCGGTCTGGAAGGCCATGGATGGCGAGCTCGGCGCCTATGTGCGCGGCGAGATCAACAAGGCCGGCCTCGAGGTCATGGACAAGATCTGGGACAACGGCTTCCGCCAGACCACGTCGTCGACCAAGCCGATCACCGGTCCGGACGATCTCAAGGGCTTCAAGATCCGCGTGCCGGTGTCGCCGCTGTGGACCTCGATGTTCAAGGCGTTCGATGCATCGCCCGCCTCGATCAATTTCAGCGAGGTCTATTCGGCGCTGCAGACCAAGATCGTCGAAGGCCAGGAAAATCCGCTGGCGCTGATCTCGGCGGCGAAGCTGTACGAGGTGCAGAAGTATTGCTCGATGACCAACCACATGTGGGACGGCTTCTGGTTCCTGATGAACCGCCGGGCCTGGGCGGCGCTGCCGGACGATATCAAGACCATCGTTGCCAAGAACGTCAACGCGGCCGCCGTCAAGGAGCGCGAGGACACCGAGAAGCTCAACGCCACCGTGAAGCAGGAGCTCACGGGCAAAGGCCTCGTCTTCAACCAGCCCGAGGTCGGGCCGTTCCGCGACAAGCTGCGCGCCGCCGGCTTCTACGCCGAGTGGAAGGGCAAGTACGGCGAGAAGGCCTGGGATCTGCTCGAGAAGTCCGTCGGCAAACTGTCCTGA
- the nthA gene encoding nitrile hydratase subunit alpha produces MSEHDHHHHDHDHSELSETELRVRALESILTEKGYVEAAALDAIVQAYETKIGPHNGARVVAKAWTDPAFKKALLEDASKAVGTLGHVSRVGDHLVAIENTPGRHNMVVCTLCSCYPWEMLGLPPVWYKASPYRSRAVKDPRGVLADFGVSLPKETEIRVWDSTAETRFLVLPMRPAGTEGWSEEQLAELVTRDSMIGTGFPKTPGAPS; encoded by the coding sequence ATGAGCGAACATGATCATCACCACCACGATCACGACCATTCCGAACTGTCGGAGACCGAACTGCGCGTCCGCGCGCTGGAATCGATCCTGACCGAAAAGGGCTATGTCGAGGCTGCCGCGCTCGACGCCATCGTGCAGGCCTATGAGACGAAGATCGGCCCGCATAACGGCGCCCGGGTCGTCGCCAAGGCCTGGACCGATCCCGCCTTCAAGAAGGCGCTGCTCGAGGACGCCAGCAAGGCGGTCGGCACCCTCGGCCATGTCAGCCGGGTCGGCGACCATCTGGTCGCGATCGAGAACACGCCCGGCCGTCACAACATGGTCGTCTGCACATTGTGCTCTTGTTACCCCTGGGAAATGCTCGGCCTGCCGCCGGTCTGGTACAAGGCCTCGCCGTACCGGTCGCGCGCGGTCAAGGATCCGCGCGGCGTGCTCGCCGATTTCGGCGTCAGCCTGCCGAAGGAGACCGAAATCCGGGTCTGGGACTCTACGGCCGAAACACGCTTCCTGGTGCTGCCGATGCGGCCCGCAGGCACCGAGGGATGGAGCGAAGAACAGCTCGCCGAGCTCGTGACGCGCGATTCCATGATCGGCACCGGCTTCCCGAAAACACCGGGAGCGCCGTCGTGA
- a CDS encoding enoyl-CoA hydratase/isomerase family protein, translating into MVDDVTIEKGLGPEGRIAVVRFDRGDGINALSPEALRQLTDAARSFEDDGETSVVVLTGSAKSFSAGFDLKDAEGRSRQTMDMGTLRRHLKLGPRLTRAWQEMEQVTIGAIEGFCVGGGVALAVALDFRVMARDAHLRVPEIALGMNMSWQSVPRMLHLMGPARTKQAVILADDRISADEAYEWGLVEQVTDPGKSYDAAMALAAKVAAQPPISVAMTKLTVNRLAHALDDLASHMDLDQFALASLTDDHKEGVAAFLGRRKPRFRGR; encoded by the coding sequence GTGGTTGACGATGTGACGATCGAAAAGGGCCTCGGACCGGAGGGCCGCATCGCGGTGGTGCGGTTCGACCGCGGCGATGGTATCAACGCGCTGTCGCCGGAGGCGCTGCGGCAATTGACCGATGCGGCGCGCAGTTTCGAGGACGATGGCGAAACCTCGGTGGTGGTGCTGACCGGCAGCGCCAAATCGTTCAGCGCCGGCTTCGACCTCAAGGATGCCGAGGGCCGTTCGCGGCAGACCATGGATATGGGCACGCTGCGCCGTCACCTGAAGCTCGGGCCGCGGCTGACACGCGCCTGGCAGGAGATGGAGCAGGTCACGATCGGCGCGATCGAGGGGTTCTGCGTCGGCGGTGGCGTGGCGCTCGCGGTCGCGTTGGATTTCCGGGTGATGGCGCGCGATGCGCATCTGCGCGTGCCGGAGATCGCGCTCGGCATGAACATGAGCTGGCAGAGCGTGCCACGCATGTTGCATTTGATGGGACCGGCGCGCACCAAGCAGGCGGTGATCCTGGCCGACGACCGGATCTCGGCCGACGAGGCTTACGAATGGGGCCTGGTGGAGCAGGTGACTGATCCGGGCAAATCGTATGACGCTGCGATGGCGCTCGCGGCCAAGGTCGCCGCCCAGCCGCCGATTTCGGTGGCGATGACCAAGCTGACGGTCAACCGGCTGGCGCATGCGCTCGACGACCTCGCCAGCCACATGGATCTCGACCAGTTCGCGCTGGCGAGCCTGACCGACGATCACAAGGAAGGCGTCGCGGCCTTCCTCGGACGGCGCAAGCCGCGCTTCAGGGGACGCTGA
- a CDS encoding DUF763 domain-containing protein codes for MARRTGSADLPLHGGRVPPWLAERMATLGAVITQAVVHHYGRDAFLQRLSHPFWFQSFGAVMGMDWHSSGITTSVIGALKRGLAPLQDELGIYVCGGRGRHSRRTPDELSALGERTGFDGVALTRASRLVAKVDSAAVQDGFELYLHGFFVTTDGKWTVVQQGMNDHKRQARRYHWHSEGLRSFVDEPHSAIDGPSQGEIVNLTDHRADASRQAQLDLLAALGPDGIAHEYAELTEKVAAQGDLLHLIMPAHHDVRSSDVFIRRLHGTLAAAAERGPLDFPDLLLTPGVGARTVESLAMVAEVVHGTPYRFRDPARFSLAHGGKDRHPFPVPIKVYDETIGVLKSAVQQAKLGRDEELQALKRLDDQARRLELTATGPSFDAYVANERARSPALDGRSVFGWEADLAARDRITKR; via the coding sequence ATGGCCCGACGTACCGGCAGCGCTGATCTTCCCCTGCATGGTGGACGCGTGCCGCCGTGGCTGGCGGAGCGCATGGCGACGCTGGGCGCGGTCATCACGCAGGCGGTGGTCCATCATTACGGCCGCGATGCGTTTCTGCAGCGGCTCTCGCATCCGTTCTGGTTCCAGTCGTTCGGCGCCGTGATGGGCATGGACTGGCACTCGTCTGGTATCACCACGAGCGTCATCGGCGCACTCAAGCGCGGGCTCGCGCCGCTGCAGGACGAGCTCGGCATCTACGTCTGCGGTGGTCGCGGCAGGCATTCGCGGCGCACGCCGGACGAATTGTCGGCGCTGGGTGAGCGGACCGGCTTCGACGGCGTCGCCCTCACCCGCGCCAGCCGTCTGGTCGCCAAGGTCGACAGCGCCGCGGTCCAGGACGGTTTCGAGCTCTATCTGCACGGCTTCTTCGTCACCACGGACGGCAAATGGACCGTGGTCCAGCAAGGCATGAACGACCACAAGCGTCAGGCGCGACGCTACCATTGGCATTCCGAGGGGCTGCGTAGCTTCGTCGACGAGCCGCACAGCGCGATCGACGGTCCGTCGCAGGGCGAGATCGTCAATCTCACCGATCACCGTGCCGACGCCTCGCGCCAGGCACAGCTCGATCTGCTCGCCGCGCTTGGTCCCGATGGCATCGCGCATGAATATGCCGAGCTGACCGAGAAGGTGGCGGCGCAGGGCGATCTCCTGCACCTGATCATGCCCGCACATCATGATGTACGCTCGAGCGATGTCTTCATCCGCCGCCTGCACGGCACCCTCGCCGCCGCCGCGGAACGCGGGCCGCTGGATTTCCCCGACCTGCTGCTCACGCCCGGCGTCGGCGCCCGCACCGTGGAGTCGCTTGCCATGGTCGCCGAGGTCGTTCACGGGACGCCGTATCGTTTCCGCGATCCGGCGCGCTTCTCGCTCGCGCATGGCGGCAAGGACCGTCATCCGTTTCCGGTGCCGATCAAGGTCTACGATGAGACGATCGGCGTGCTGAAATCGGCGGTACAGCAGGCGAAGCTCGGCCGCGACGAGGAGTTGCAGGCGCTGAAGCGGCTGGACGACCAGGCCCGCAGGCTGGAGCTGACCGCAACCGGCCCGTCCTTCGATGCTTACGTCGCCAACGAGCGCGCGCGTTCGCCGGCGCTTGACGGCCGCTCGGTGTTCGGTTGGGAGGCCGACCTCGCCGCCCGCGACCGCATCACCAAACGCTAG
- a CDS encoding TRAP transporter large permease subunit — MAHVEMTPAVAGEAASQPPRRRSGLGSIEAALGWLVEIPAAILVVAEVVILFAGVVSRYVLHAPLIWSDELASILFLWLAMLGSAVAFRRGEHMRMTALVASAGPRLWGYLDVVATCAALAFLILIVRPAYEYAYEESFITTPALQISNTWRAAALPVGICLMGLFALLRLARVGDFKTFLLAALTVVALIGVFWLAQPMLRPLGNLNLIIFFVGVVGFCVFAGVPIGFAFGMAIFGYLALTTRTPLMVLVGRMDEGMSHLILLSVPLFVFLGLLIEMTGMARAMVAFLASLLGHVRGGLHYVLVGAMYLVSGISGSKAADMAAVAPVLFPEMKERGAKPGDLVALLAATGAQTETIPPSLVLITIGSVTGVSISALFTGGLLPGVVLAITLSGLVWWRYRGENLSHVQRATGSEIGKALVFALPALALPFVIRYAVVEGIATATEVSTIGIVYAFVIGLLIYRKFNWRRLVPMLIDTACLSGAILFIIGTATGMAWGLTQSGFSRALAASMTGLPGGSATFIAVSILAFVILGSVLEGIPAIVLFGPLLFPIARQVGVHEVHYAMIIILAMGIGLFAPPFGVGYYAACAIGRVDPAEGIRPIWGYMLALLIGLIIVAIFPWISIGFL, encoded by the coding sequence ATGGCTCATGTCGAGATGACGCCGGCCGTGGCCGGCGAGGCGGCGTCACAGCCCCCTCGCCGCCGCTCCGGTCTCGGTTCCATCGAGGCTGCGCTCGGATGGCTGGTCGAAATTCCGGCGGCAATCCTTGTCGTCGCCGAGGTCGTGATCCTGTTCGCCGGCGTGGTGTCGCGCTACGTGCTGCATGCGCCGCTGATCTGGTCCGACGAGCTGGCGTCGATCCTGTTCCTGTGGCTTGCGATGCTCGGGTCGGCGGTGGCGTTCCGCCGCGGCGAGCACATGCGGATGACGGCGCTCGTCGCGAGCGCCGGGCCGAGGCTGTGGGGCTATCTGGACGTGGTCGCGACCTGCGCCGCGCTGGCGTTCCTGATCCTGATCGTGCGGCCGGCCTATGAATACGCCTACGAGGAAAGCTTCATCACGACGCCGGCGCTGCAGATTTCCAACACCTGGCGCGCGGCGGCGCTGCCGGTCGGTATCTGCCTGATGGGGCTGTTTGCGCTGCTGCGGCTGGCGCGGGTCGGCGATTTCAAGACCTTCCTGCTGGCGGCGCTGACGGTGGTCGCGCTGATCGGCGTGTTCTGGCTGGCGCAGCCGATGCTGCGGCCGCTCGGCAACCTCAATCTGATCATCTTCTTCGTCGGCGTGGTCGGCTTCTGCGTGTTCGCCGGCGTGCCGATCGGCTTTGCCTTCGGCATGGCGATCTTCGGCTATCTGGCGCTGACCACGCGGACGCCGCTGATGGTGCTGGTCGGCCGGATGGACGAGGGCATGAGCCACCTCATCCTGCTGTCGGTGCCGCTGTTCGTCTTTCTCGGCCTGCTGATCGAGATGACCGGCATGGCGCGTGCGATGGTCGCGTTCCTGGCGAGCCTGCTCGGGCATGTCCGCGGCGGCCTGCATTATGTGCTGGTCGGCGCCATGTACCTGGTCTCCGGTATCTCCGGATCCAAGGCCGCCGACATGGCCGCCGTCGCGCCCGTGCTGTTCCCGGAAATGAAGGAGCGCGGCGCCAAGCCGGGCGATCTGGTCGCGCTGCTCGCCGCCACCGGCGCGCAGACCGAAACGATTCCGCCGAGCCTCGTGCTGATCACGATCGGCTCGGTCACCGGCGTGTCGATCTCGGCGCTGTTCACCGGCGGATTGCTGCCGGGTGTCGTGCTGGCAATCACGCTGTCGGGGCTGGTGTGGTGGCGCTACCGCGGCGAGAACTTGAGCCACGTGCAGCGCGCCACCGGCAGCGAGATCGGCAAGGCGCTGGTGTTCGCCCTGCCCGCATTGGCCCTGCCCTTCGTGATCCGCTACGCCGTGGTCGAGGGTATCGCGACTGCGACCGAAGTCTCAACCATCGGCATCGTCTACGCCTTCGTCATCGGCCTGTTGATCTACCGCAAGTTCAACTGGCGGCGGCTGGTGCCGATGCTGATCGACACGGCGTGCCTGTCGGGCGCGATCCTCTTCATCATCGGCACCGCGACCGGCATGGCCTGGGGGCTGACCCAGTCCGGCTTCTCGCGGGCGCTGGCAGCGTCGATGACCGGGCTGCCCGGCGGTTCGGCGACCTTCATCGCGGTCTCGATCCTGGCCTTCGTGATCCTGGGCAGCGTGCTGGAAGGCATTCCGGCCATTGTGCTGTTCGGGCCGCTGCTGTTTCCGATCGCGCGCCAGGTCGGCGTCCACGAGGTGCACTACGCCATGATCATCATCCTGGCGATGGGCATCGGATTGTTCGCGCCGCCGTTCGGCGTCGGCTATTATGCCGCCTGCGCCATCGGGCGCGTCGATCCGGCCGAGGGTATCCGGCCGATCTGGGGTTACATGCTGGCGCTGTTGATCGGCCTGATCATCGTCGCCATCTTCCCCTGGATATCGATCGGTTTCCTTTAA
- a CDS encoding CsbD family protein has product MDWNRVEGNWKQVKGKIKEQWGKLTDDDLDVIAGKQDQLEGRLQQRYGYAKDQATKEVNDWYGRQKW; this is encoded by the coding sequence ATGGATTGGAATCGTGTCGAAGGCAACTGGAAGCAGGTCAAGGGCAAGATCAAGGAGCAGTGGGGCAAGCTGACCGATGACGACCTCGATGTCATTGCCGGCAAGCAGGATCAACTCGAAGGCCGTCTGCAGCAGCGCTACGGCTATGCCAAGGATCAAGCCACGAAGGAAGTGAATGACTGGTACGGCCGCCAGAAATGGTGA
- a CDS encoding phosphatase PAP2 family protein translates to MPITVRPTQPDIAIARVISRNTTPPTERAASILTWAADEHVVCALALGWWLRCRSKPEPRRLASDHLLVTALTASLVPHLLKLVFNQKRPDRLTVVGHLHGIPISGRAEDSFPSGHAIQVGAISSAASQLPEGERGIVRALGACLISTRVLLLAHWASDVVVGSTIGVLLERLIRCVTGYGRREQV, encoded by the coding sequence ATGCCGATCACGGTCCGACCGACCCAGCCGGATATTGCCATTGCGCGCGTTATCTCGCGCAACACAACCCCGCCAACAGAACGCGCCGCCTCAATCCTGACATGGGCGGCGGACGAGCATGTCGTCTGCGCCCTAGCACTTGGATGGTGGTTACGGTGTCGAAGCAAGCCAGAGCCGCGACGCCTGGCGAGTGACCATCTTCTGGTCACGGCGTTGACCGCATCCCTAGTTCCGCACCTGCTCAAATTGGTCTTCAACCAGAAGCGGCCGGACCGGCTCACCGTCGTTGGTCATCTGCACGGCATTCCAATCTCCGGCAGGGCCGAGGACTCGTTTCCGTCAGGACATGCAATTCAGGTCGGCGCCATCAGTTCGGCGGCGAGCCAGCTTCCCGAGGGCGAGCGTGGGATCGTCCGGGCGCTCGGCGCTTGTCTGATTTCGACGCGCGTGCTGTTGCTGGCGCATTGGGCCAGTGACGTCGTCGTGGGATCGACGATCGGGGTTCTGCTCGAGCGGTTGATCCGATGCGTCACGGGGTACGGGCGGCGGGAGCAGGTCTGA
- a CDS encoding L,D-transpeptidase produces MIMDRGIAGAMGKGDLSGPCSPRLNRRAFLFGSAAGLAALGLTGCASDYMSLAEAEKVYGPVPDEKFPIPGVDVSKVKPQYFRKTVRYDSDEAPGTIIIDPGKYYVYRIEGEGNATRYGANVGRDGFRWSGEAYVGRKAEWPTWTPPKEMIARQPEAGKYARGMPGGLDNPLGARVLYLYQNGAYTLYTIYSTSDPETIGNGITSGCTGLLSQDMIDLYSRTPLKTKVIVLPA; encoded by the coding sequence ATGATCATGGACCGTGGAATTGCCGGCGCAATGGGCAAGGGCGATCTGTCTGGGCCTTGTTCGCCGCGTCTCAACCGCCGGGCGTTTCTATTCGGCTCCGCTGCCGGTCTTGCCGCACTGGGCCTGACCGGTTGTGCATCCGACTACATGAGCCTGGCCGAGGCTGAGAAAGTCTACGGGCCCGTGCCTGACGAGAAATTCCCGATCCCTGGGGTCGACGTCAGCAAGGTCAAACCGCAATATTTTCGCAAGACAGTACGCTACGACAGCGACGAGGCGCCCGGTACGATCATCATCGATCCCGGGAAGTACTATGTTTACCGCATCGAAGGCGAGGGCAACGCGACCCGCTATGGCGCCAATGTCGGCCGCGATGGCTTCCGGTGGAGCGGCGAGGCCTATGTCGGGCGCAAAGCCGAATGGCCTACCTGGACGCCCCCCAAGGAGATGATCGCGCGCCAGCCGGAGGCAGGCAAATATGCTCGCGGCATGCCGGGAGGTCTCGACAATCCACTCGGTGCCCGCGTGCTCTACCTCTATCAGAACGGGGCCTACACGCTTTACACGATCTATAGCACCAGCGACCCCGAAACCATCGGGAACGGCATTACGAGTGGCTGCACCGGCCTCCTCAGTCAGGACATGATCGACCTCTATTCGCGAACGCCGCTCAAAACGAAGGTGATCGTGCTCCCGGCCTAG